One Elusimicrobiales bacterium genomic window, CAGAATTCTGCGCGAAGCGGAGGAAAAAGACACGGTAAAATCAATCAAAACGGGAGGCATGGCAAAAAATATCCCGACGGAGCCACGACGAGAGATTTCAGGCTCATTATTCAATTAGAAAATGCTGGGTCATCGCATCATTCAAACTGCGCAATGCAATTTTGTAATATAATGTTGTGTTGTTCGGGTGAAGCACGCGCCGAATAATCGGAGACAGTTTATGAAGATATTCCCTTTGTATTTGCTGTCCAACAGAATCAAGCATTTGTTTGTGCGGTGTTTTTGTCCCGACACGCATTTAATTGCGGATTGCAGGAAATACGGCCTGAAATTCAAATTCCATGCGCTGGACGGCGTGGGGCGGGACATTTACTACAAATACGGCGTATACTCGGAAGACGATATAACGGAATTTTTGCTCAAAACGCTTAATATAACCGATAGTGATATTATTCTGGATGTCGGCGCAAATCTTGGATGGTATTCGCTGACGCTGTCCCATGCCGCGAATCCGGCGGTTTTCGCATTTGAGCCGGAGCCGCATAATTACCAGTTGCTTTCGGACAATATCAAACTCAACGGGAAAACCAATATACATCCGCAAAACATGGCAGTGGACAAGACCCCCGGAACGAAAACTTTGTATTTGTACAAAAAATGCAATCTGGGGAGGCACTCGCTGATAAAGAGCCGTAAATCGGTCGGCAGCGTGGAAGTTGAGGCAACAACCATAGACGCTTTCGCCGCCAGGCAGTTGCAGGGGAAAAGAATCAAATTGCTGAAAATAGACACCGAGGGCAACGAGCTTAACGTTCTGCTTGGCGCGAAAGCCACATTGCCGCAGATAGACAACATCCTTTCCGAGTTTTCTCCGGCCATAATATCCGGTTTGAATCAAAATCCGCGGGATTTTATTGATTTGCTTGAGCAGCAGGGATTCAAACCGTCTGAGATTTCAGACGAGGGCAGATTAACCGTTGCCGATATTCCCGCAATGCTGCAAAATCCCGCGAAGGCCCGCAATATTTTCTGGACAAGAAATCACCCCGCAACCTGACAAGACAGGGCATAGCATACACTTGCCTTACAAATAACGGTTCCGGCAATTTGTCATGGTCGCCGCCGAATCCGGTGGGAACTGTAATAATGTTCGCGTCCAGCACATGTCCGTCCGGTTATCTCGCCGCCGACGGCGCGGATATTTCCACAACCACCTATTCCGCGCTGTTTGCGGTTACGGGCTACACATTCGGCGGCTCCGGCGGGAATTTCAGGACGCCCAATATGCAGGGCGTTTTCGCGCGCGGCTATGACGCGGCAGGCTCAACCGATACCGCCCGCGCATTTGGAAGTTTTCAGGAAGATGAGATAAAAGCACATGCGCACACTATAAATCTATACAATCATGCCGCCGACGCTGGTGGTGGTACTCCAGCGTCAAGTTACGGCAGCGGAACTGAAAACACGACATCATTGGTCGGTGGCACGGAGACACGCCCCAAAAATATCGCGTTGCAGCACTGCGTCAGGTATTAGGGGTATCGGGTATGTAGACGGAATGAATTTTTTATCTCTTCCAGCAGGTAATATACGGTAATAGGGAAACATGCGTTTGCTGCAATCGTAATTCTGTCTGTTCCCGAGACAAACCAGCGGATACGGTTAACCTGAATGTTTCAGTTGGTTGCGAGAACCGAGACGAAAAAGCGCAGAATATTTGCGCATAAAATTTTCCGAGAGGCCTGTTGCCCTGTAAGGCAAAATTTAGAAGCAAAGATGAAGCGATTTTTTGGCGAATTCCGCAAGCCAACTGAAACATTCAGGTTAATGCCGGGACAGGTTTGTTTAGATGTTCAAAAACGGTACAATGAGATTGTTCAGTGATGATGGAGGCGTACTATATGAATAAGCTGGATGTCGGATGTGGCAGGAACAAGCTTGCCGGTTATATGGGTTTGGATATAGCTGCGTTGCCAAGTGTTGACATAGTTCACGATGTCAATGTTACGCCATGGCCAGTTGCGGATAATTCATGCGATGCTGTTTGCATGCGGCATCTTATTGAGCATTGCGACAGCATCCCGCGCGTCATGGAGGAAGTGCATAGAATTCTGATTCCAGGCGGCATCGTTGAGATAGTAACGCCGCATTATACCGACACTATAAGCTGGAAAGACATCACGCACAAATGGCATTTAAGCACCAAATCCTTTGAATACTTTGAGCCGGACAATGGCACCAGCTACTACAGCAAAGCCAGATTTGAAACAGTTGACAGTTACGTTGAGCTTGCCAATCCTTTCAGATACGCGGGATTGGAATTTCTGGTAAATCTTCAGCGAAAAAGCGGGGTTTGGAGATTTTTCAGGCGATGGTGGGAATTATATCTCTGCTTTGTGATTCGCGGCAAAACCATGCATTTCAAACTTAAGGCTTTGAAATAGCTTATGGTGTCTGTGCCTGTTCTGCTTTATCACTGCATTGCTCCTAACCGCGAGATAACCCCTGCCGGTTTTGAACGGCAGCTTGAGTATCTGTCGTGCAACGGTTACCGCACTGTGCCTCTGCAAAATTTCCGCAAATTTTTGAATGGAGACATGTCTTTGCCGGCGCGTACCGTATTGATTACTTTTGACGATGGTTATGCGGACAACTGGATATGCGCATATCCTCTGCTTAAACGTTACGGTTTCACCGCCTCCGTGTTTGTCACAACCGGAAGAGTAATCAATGCTCCGGCGCGCAAAACCATTTCCGAAGGCGGACAGCCGCCGCCCTTCACAGGCCAGCATGCGGGGGCATTCCTTTCGTGGGAGGAATTGCGCCGTATGGCTGAATCCGGAGTCTTTGAAATCGGCTCGCATACCCGAACGCACAATGATTTCAATAAACACAAAAGCTGGCCGGATATGCCCGCGGAACTGGTTGATTCCGCAAATGAAATTTTTGAAAAAACAGGGAATCGCCCCGACACATTGTCCTGGCCCTGGGGCTATTCCACTCCGGAACTTGCGAAATGCGCGCTGGACGTCGGATACAAGATGGCATTTGCCGCAAAACCGGGATCCAACACGCCGCGAACCGATAAATTCTTTGTGCGCCGATTCACCGTAAGAATGGGGGATGTCAACTGGCTGGCGCGACGTCTCTGGTTATATAGCCACCCCTTGCTAGCTTCAGCCTACGGCTCCATGTACAGGATAGTGTGATACGTGTCCGCCGCCGAATCCGGCGGGGACGGTGATGATGTTCGCGTCAAGCGCCTGTCCTGCCGGTTATCTCGCCGCCGACGGCGCGGATATATCCACGACGACATATTCCGCGCTGTTTGCGGTAACCGGCTACACATTCGGCGGCTCCGGCGGGAATTTCAGGACGCCCAATATGCAGGGCGTTTTCGCGCGCGGTTTCTTCTGATAGCTTGGCCGGAAACCCGCGCGGGAAGATATTTCGCGCCGCCATTATGTAAAATATTAAAACTGCTTTTTTATGGACACTCTGGATTCTCTGCTTATTGCGATGGACGGAGCCGTGCGCAAGGCTCCGGCTAAAGTGTTTTTTGCGGGATTTGTCCTTTGCGGGCTGTTTTTTATTGCGCTGATGCCGCCGTATCAGACGCCGGATGAGCCGGCCCATCTGCTGCGCGCTTGTAGAATGCTGCAGGGGGAAATTCTGCCCGCCGCCGGCGCGCCGCACGGAGCTTTTGTGCCGGAGGTGAAGGCCGTATCCTATCTGCCCTGGCAGATGAATGCGCGGTTTTCGCTTGAAAAACTGCGCGAAATCATTAAAACCAGCCCGCCGCTGGACGCGCGGGCCGCCGCGCTGCCTTCCGCCGACCCGAAGGACGAGGCGGAAAAATTCTTCACCCCCACGCTTTACAGCCCGGCGGCATATGCGCCGGTTATCGCGGCGCTGGTTGCCGCCAAGCTGTTTTCGCTTTTGTCCGCGGCGGCGGTGTTTGCGGCGGGATTTGCCGTCGTCTCGCGCGCTTTCACGGCGCGGGAGCGGCTGCTTTACGCCGTCGCCGCTTTTCTGCCGATGAATATCCACCAGAGCGCGGCTTGCAGCGCGGACGGCGTGACGCTTTCACTGTCATTTCTTGCAACCGCGCTGGGACTGGCTATGTTTGCCTCGGACGAAGAGGGAAAGCCGCACGCGCTCTTCCTGTGCGTTTCGGCGCTGCTGGGGCTTTGCAAGTATGTTTATATCGTCATTCCCTTCGCGCTGGAAACCGCATGGCTGCTGAAAGCGCCCGCAAAACGCATTGCGCGGGCGGCGGGGTTTGCCGCAGCCGTCATCGTGCCGGCGGCGTTGTGGGCGGCGGTTGTGAACGGATACATGCCGCATGTGGGTGTCCCGGCGGAGCAGGCCGGCAGGCTGCTGCACCCGCTGGCGGCGTTTGCGGCGGCGCTTAAAACCTGTTTCAGATGTTCGTATATGCAGGGGCTTATAGCGAATTTCGGCTGGTATGACGCGCCCGCGCCCAGATTCAACATACAGCTTTATTTCTGCGCGATGCTGATTACCGCCTCGGCTTATTCGGCGCGGGCGGCGCTGCCGCATCTGGCGGGCTGGGCAGCGATTATATGTCTTTACTGCGCGATAATGCTGCTTCAGATAATAGCGCCGTTTATAGGAGGCGACGCGCAGGGCAGATATTTCCTGCCCATGATGCCGCTGCTGCTGTTGTCCGTCCCAAGATTTATAAAACTCTCCGAACGCGGCATGAGGTTGCTTTGCGCCTTCACCGCGGCGCACTGGCTGTATTTCTTTTTATACGCCTGCCTGTATTCCGCTGTCTGGAGCAGATACTGGTCCGCTCCGCTGCAATAATTGCCAACTGCCAAATGAAGGTTGCAAGAGGCCTGTCGGGTAACGCCGGCAGAAGCGACCGGGGCTGTTATAAATTTATACAATTTATCCATGGAGACCATAATCCTTGGCGGCGGGCTGGCTGGCGTTTCGCTGGCCTGTTACCTGGACGGCAAATCCGTCATACTGGAAGCGGAGGACCGCGCCGGCGGCCTTTGCCGCAGCTTTCCATTCTGCGGCGGGTATTTTGACATAGGGCCGCATATACTTTTTTCCAAAAACGAGGCCGCGCTGAAGGAACTGCTGGCCTCGGCTGACACGGAGCGGCTGCGCCGCTCCAACAGAATCTTCCACAACGGGCGGTTTGTTAAGTATCCGTTTGAAAACGAGTTGTCCGCCCTTGCGCCGGAGGAGAGGGACCGCTGCCTCCGCGAATTTCTGGACAATCCCTACCGCGATTATCCGGCGCGGAACATGCTGCAATTTTTTCTTAAAACTTTCGGCGAGGGGATAACCCGCCTCTACCTCCAGCCCTATAACGAGAAAATCTGGAAATTCGACCCCGCATTCATGGACACGCAGATGGTGGAGCGCATCCCCCGCCCGCCGGACGGGGATATACGCAAATCCGCCGCCGGGGAGGCTACCGAGGGCTATCTGCACCAGCTTTATTTCAACTATCCGCGCGCGGGGGGAATAGAATCCGTAGTGCGCGGTTTCCTGGCGCGGGCGGGGGGGAAAACCTCGCTGCGCGCGCCGGTCAGAATCAAATCCGTCTCAAAATCCGGCGGGCAATGGGTTGTGGATACCGACTGCGGCGAGTTTCGTGCCTCCCGGCTGGTCAACTGCATGCCGCTGCACGAGCTTTTCAGGTATATTGACGCGCCGTCGCAGGTGAAAACCTCGCTGTCCGCGCTGAAATACAATTCAATACATATCGTGGTCCTGCGCGCCGGAAAAGACGGCATCGGCGATAATTTCGCCGTCAACATAGCCGACAGGGATATAATTTTCCACCGGCTCAGCAGGCTTAATTTTCTGGGGGAGAAATACGCCCCCGAAGGCGGCGGCGCCGCGCTTATGGCGGAGATAACATTCCGTCCGGAAAGCGACATCGCCTCCTGGCCGCCGGAGCGGCTGATAGCGCGGGTGAAAGAGGATTTGGCAAAGCTCTCTCTGGCGGGCGATATTACGGACGCGGTTTGCAAAACCTTCAAGTACGCCTATGTCATTTACGATTTGGAGCATAAAAAGAACAAAACCGCGGTCATAGGCTGGCTGGAAAGCCAGGGCATAACCTGCTGCGGCAGGTTCGCGGAGTTTGAATATCTCAACATGGACGCCGTGGTCGCAAGCGCGATTGCGGCGGCGGGAAAACTATGCAAAAAATAAAACTGTCCGTTGTGATGCCCAGTTTCAATGAAGAAGGCGCGGTTCCGCTGATGATAGAGTCCATCAGGAAAAACACCGCGGATTACGACACCGAAATACTGCTGGTGGACAGCAGCAAGGACCGCACCCCGGAAATAGCGGCGAAAATGGGCGCGCGCGTCGTCTCCCAGCCGCCGCGCGGCCACGGCATAGCGCTGCGGACCGCGCTGGAAAGCGCCTCCGGCGATATTATCATAACCTCCGACTGCGACAATACCTATCCGATGGAGTATATCCCACGGCTGGTCCGCCTTGTCTGCGAGGAGGGTTATGATATAGTCTCCTGCTGCCGGATGACGAAAGAGCTTGGCAAAGAAATGCCGGCAATGAACAAATTCGGCAACTGGATGTTCGCTTTTCTGGTGCGGACGCTTTACGGGATAAACGTTCATGATGTTACCACCGGCATGTTCTGCATGAAGAAAAACGTCGTCTCCGCCGTGCGGTTTGAGACGAATTATTCGCTGCCTTGCGAGATAATAACCCGCTCCGTCCGAGCGGGGTTCAGGCATAAGGAGATAGAAATTCCCTACCGCCTGCGCGTGGGCGAGGTTACACTCAACCGCTGGCGCAGCGGCAAGGCGTATCTGAAGTGCATTTTCAATTACAGGTTCGGCCTCGGCTTCAGCCCGGAGCAGTTATGAAAATACTGGTTACCGGCGGTGCGGGCTTTATCGGCAGCCATGTTTCGGACAGGCTGCTGGAGGCCGGGCATTCAGTCGTCTGCGCGGACGATTTGAGTCTGGGCCGCAAAACCAATATCGCGGCCTGTCTGGGCAATGCGCGCTTTGAGTTTGTAAAGGCGGATGTTTCGCGTCCCGCCGCGCTGCGGCGGATATTCGCCGCGCATAAGTTCGGCTGCGTTTTCCATCTGGCCGCAAATTCCGACATTCAGGCCGGAATAAAAGATCCCGGCATAGACATGCGCCGCACCTTCGCCACCACCTCCGCCCTGCTGGAAGCCATGCGCGCGCGCGGCGTCAAGCAGCTTGTTTTTGCCTCCACCTCGGCGGTGTACGGCGAGGCGGACCGGCCCATGGCCGAGGATTGCGGCCCGCTGGTTCCGGTTTCGCATTACGGCGCGGCAAAGCTGGCCTCCGAGGCGTGGATTTCCTCCTACTGCGCCAATTGCGGAATAAAAAGCTGGATAGTGCGTTTTCCCAATGTGGTTGGCGCGCGCGCCACTCACGGGGTGATATTTGATTTCGTCAACCGCCTGCGCGGGAATCCGCGCAGACTGCTTATTCTGGGAGACGGGAAACAGCGCAAGCCGTATCTGCATGTAAGCGACGTCGTCTCCGGCATGATTTTTGTCTGGAAAAACGCGAAGGAAAATTTCAACCTCTATAATCTTGCCGGAAGCGGCGCGACGACAGTGGATAAAATCGCGCGGTTTACCGCCGCCGCGATGAAGCTTGGCGGAGTAAAATTCAGCTACACCGGCGGCGCGCGCGGCTGGCAGGGCGATGTGCCGCGTTTTGACTATGACACCGCAAAACTCCGCCGGCTGGGGTGGAAAGCCGCGCTGGATTCGGATTCCGCCGTCAGGCTCGCCGCATGCGAAATAGCCGGCGGCGCAAAGCATTGCTCCAGATGAAAGCCGTAATTCTGGCCGGCGGGAAAGGGACGCGGCTGGGCGAGCTGGCGGCTGCAATGCCAAAGCCGCTGGTCCCGGTGGCAGGTGTTGCGCTGCTTGAGCATCAGCTGCGGCTGCTTGCGCGCTGCGGGGCGGAGGAAGTTTTTATTTTAAGCGGCTACCTGGCGGGGCAAATCCGCGATTTCGCCGGGGACGGCGGGAAATACGGCCTGAAAATCCGGCATATCGCGGAAAGCGCGCCGCTTGGCACCGCCGGGGCTTTGCGCCAGATGCAGGGCGTGGCGGGGGGGGATTTCATCGTCCTCTACGGCGATATAATGCTGGACATGGATTTGCGCCGCCTTCTGGATTTTCATAAAGCCAAAGCCGCCGCCTGCACGCTGGTTATTCATCCCAACGACCATCCTTTTGACAGCGACCTTGTGGCTGTTGACGGCGGCAGCCGGATAACCGCCGTGCATTCAAAGCCGCATCAGCCGGGGCTGTGGCTGCGCAATCTTGCAAATACCGGCGTATGCGTCATGTCGGAGGCCGCGCTTAACTGCATCCCGGAAGGTGTGAAATCCGATTTTGTACACGATATATTGCCGGGCATGGTTTCGCGCCTGCCGGTTTACGGATACGCGACGCCGGAATATCTTAAAGACATTGGCACGCCGGAGCGGCTGGCAAAGGCGGAGCGGGACCTGCTTTCCGGCAAAATAGCCGCGTTCAATCTCAAAAACAAAAGGCGCGCCGTGTTCCTGGACCGCGACGGCGTCATCAACCGCGAAAAAGGCCTTATTTCCCGCCCGGAGGACTTTGAATTGCTGCCGGGCGCGGCGGAGGCCGTGAGCAACATCAACGCGGCGGGGTTTCTGGCGGTGGTCGCCACCAATCAGCCGGTGGTTGCGCGCAGCCTGTGCGGCATTGAAACCGTGGAGCTTATCCACCGCAAGATGGAGACGCTGCTTGGCGAAAAGGGCGCGTATCTGGATGCGGTGTATTACTGCCCCCATCACCCCGACAAAGGCTATCCCGGCGAGAATGCGGCTTATAAAATTGACTGCGCCTGCCGCAAACCCAAACCCGGAATGCTGCTGCGCGCCGCCGCGGAACTGAACATAGACCTTTCCGGCTCCTATATGGCCGGCGACAGCAAACGCGACCTTGACTGCGCCCGCGCCGCCGGGGTGAAAGCGATTGCCGTGGGCGGGCTTTCCGGCGGGGATATTGACTGCGCCGATCTTGCCGCAGCGGCGGAAATAATTACCGGGGCGGGCAAATGAGCCGTTTTGAAGCCGCCCTGCGCCGCATTCTGCCGTATGTCTGCGGCGCATGGGTAATTGTCATATTTGCCTCGCTTAAATGGCGCTTTCTGGACCCGTTTCTTGCAACTACCTGGCATGGCCGCATTGGGTTTGATTTCTTCTCCATCCCGCGCGCTTTCATAAATCTCGTCCACGGGCAGAGCATTTATGCCACGCGGGCCTGCTCCTACGGGCCTTACGCGACATGGTTTCCCTATCATCCGGCGGCGGCGGTTTACGCGGGTTCGTGGCTTTCGGTGTTTCCGCCCTGGGCGGCGTTTTATGTTTTTGCGGTTTTTTCCGTGCTGGTTTTGCTTTTCTGCGCGCGGCTGCTGGGCCGCCTTTCCGGCAATGCGCTGAACCGGAGTTTTATCTGCTTTCTGCTGATATTCCCGCTGCCGGTTTATCTGATGATATGGAACGGCCAGCTGCATGTGCTGCTGCTGGCGGCCTTCTGCCTCGTCTTTTACGATTTGCTCTCGCCGGAAGACGGCGCGGCGCTGCGGCCCGCGCTTATGGCGGGAATTCTGCTGTCGCTTTTTTCCAAGCCGCTTGTGCTGCTGGCTTTGCCCGCGCTGCTTGCCGTGCCGAGCCGCCGCAAAACGGTTTTATGGAGCGCGGCGGCGTACGCGGCGGTTTCGCTGGCTTTTATTTTAATCCCCGCGCTGAACCCGCGCGCGGCGGGGTTTGCGAGGATATGGGATGTCCTTGCCCATCCCGCCCATATGTTCCGGCGCGAGATTTACAGGGGGGTGCAGATAGTTTCCTATCGTCCCGAAATGCTGGCCGACAATGCAATTCACTGGCTGAACATGCGTTTCCGCGACGGTATTGGTCAGCCGGGGCATTTTGAGCTGATGTCGCTGTCCTCTTTCTGCGGGGATATTGCGGGCAGGCGGTTGCCCGGCTGGATTCTCAAAATTCCGGCGGCGGCGGCGCTGGCGGTGTCTTTGAAACTGTTTTTCGCGCCGCAGTCCCGGCGCGCCGGGGCCGCGGTCTTTGCCGTGATGGCGGCGGCGCTGTCTTTTTTCCTGTCTTACGACGGGGTTTACGAGTATCATTACGCCGTCGCGCTTGTTCCGCTGGCTGTTATGCTGATTTTGCATGAAAAAGAGACGGACGCCGTCTCTGCAAGGCTGATGCGCTGGTTCTGCGGCTGCGGCGCGCTGCTGCTGGTTCCGACCTCTTATTTCTGGCTCAGAAATCCGGCTTTCGGTTTTCATCGCCCGGCGCTGGCCGGGCTTAACGATATTTACATCTCCGTTTTCACCAGCTCGCATATTTATGACTGGGCGCTGGTGATGATTCGCTGGAGCAGGGTGTTGCCCGCGCTTGTGATGTTTTCACTGGCGGTAGCTCTGGCCTGGAGGCATTCCCGGTGAACCCGCGCTGGCCCCGGCTGGCCGCTTTTCTGGAAAAGCGGCTTCCCGCCATCACGGCGTGCTGCCTTGCTGTCATGCTGGCGTCAATCGGCTGCGCGGTGTGGCGGCTGGCGTATCACGCGCCGGGCGGCGGGTTTCTGGACACTTTCATGGCTACGACCTGGCATGGCAAGGCCGGGCTGGACTTTTTCTCGGTGCCGCGCGGGTTCATAAATCTTATCCACGGCAAAAGCATTTACGACACCTGGGGCTGCGCCTACGGCCCGTACGCTTCGTGGTTTCCGTACCACCCGGCTGCGGCTGTGCTGGCGGGGTCCTGGCTGTCGCTTTTCCCGCCGTGGACGGCATACGGGGTATTTGTCCTGTTTTCCGCCGCGCTGCTGGCCGGCTGCGCCAAGCTGGCGGGGCGTTATGCCGCCACCGCGCTGGAGCGCAAAACGCTCTATTTCCTGTTTCTCTGCTCGCCGCCGGCGTATCTGCTTTTGTGGAACGGGCAATTGCATGTGTTCACCGTTGCCGCCGTTTCGCTTGTGTGCGCGGAGTTCCTGTCTTTGCAGGCAAATCCCGCTTCCGGCGGGCTGCGCCCCATGCTGGCCGCCGGACTGCTTATAAGCCTGCTGACAAAGCCGGTGCTGCTGCCCGCGCTGCCCGTGCTGGCAGCCGTACGGCCTTTCAGGAAAACCGTGGCTTTGAGCCTTGCTGTTTACGCGGCGGTTTCGCTGGCTTTCATCCTGATTCGCCCGCTGAACCCGGCGGGACTGGGCGCCAATGCGGAAATGTCCGCGCTGCTGCACCCGGAGATAATTTTCAAAAAAACGCTGGAGGGCAACATACTGCGCGTCCACTACCGCGCGGATTTTCTGCGCGATAATATCATTCACTGGCTGAATATGCGTAACCTTTCGTCCATTGTCCGTGCGGATAACTTTGAATTCATGTCGGTTTCCGGTTTCTTCACGGATTTGCTGGGGCCGCTGAATCCCGCCTTGTGGAAGCTGCCGGTCATGATGCTTTCAGCTTTTTCGCTGTGGCTGTTTTTTATAAGGGACCAGGCCCGGCGCAACCGCGCGGCTTTTTTCGTGTTCGCGTTTGCGATACTTTCTTTTTACCTTGCCTACGATTCGGTTTACGAGTATCATTACACCACGCTGATGGCGGTGATGGCGTTTATTTTCGTTTCCGGCATGGGCGGCAGGGCGGCGCGGGCCGCCTGCGCGGCGGGCGCGCTGTTTTATGTGCCGACGTCTTATTTTTTCGTGTATAACCATGCTTTCGGCTGGCATGGCGCGCGTTGCGCGGCCTGGCCGTTGCGCGCGATACTGGCGGTGCATGAAAATCAGCCGCTTGACTGGGCGTTGTGGATTATCCGCTATATGCGCGTGATTCCGGCGCTGGCGATATTCGCGCTGCTTTCGTACATAATCTGGACGGAACTGACATGCGAAAAGTCCTCATAATAGGCGCCGGCCCCGCCGGCATAACCGCCGCCTGCGAGCTTGCCCGCGCGGGGGCCGAAGTCTCCGTGCTTGAGGCCGACGATTGCGTGGGCGGCATATCCCGCACGGTGCGCTGCGGCGGGCTCAGGCTGGATATAGGCGGCCACCGCTTTTTCTCCAAGTCCGATACTGTGATGAACTGGTGGCGGGACCTTCTGCCGCTTCAGGGCGCGCCGGCAAGCGATGATATTATTCTGGGGCGCAGGCTTTTTGAGCCGTCCGGCGGCCCTGACCCGCAGATTTCGGACGAGGTGATGCTGGCAAGGCCGCGCGTCTCGCGCATACTCTACGGCGGGAAATTCTACAATTATCCTGTGTCGCTGTCGGCGCAGACGCTTGCCAACCTGGGGCCGCTCCGGACGGCGCGGATAGGCGTCTCCTATCTGCGCCGGCAATTGCTCCCGATAAAGCCGGAACGCAGCCTTGCCGATTTCTACTCCAACCGTTTCGGCGATTCGCTATACGAGACTTTTTTCCGCGATTATACCGAGAAGGTGTGGGGGGTGTCCTGCGCGCGCATCAGCCCGGAATGGGGGGCGCAGCGGGTGAAGGGGCTGTCGGTGGCGAAAGCTGTCGCCCATGCCGCCAGAAATGTTCTGGGCCTTGCCGGCGGGAAAGTTGAAACCAGCCTTATAGACAAATTTTGGTATCCCAAATTCGGCCCCGGCCAGTTGTGGGAGAAGGCGGCCTCCCGCGCCCGGGCGGCGGGGGCGGAATTTTTCATGCGGCGGCGGGCAGTCTCTTTTGAGACGGAAAACGGCGCGGTCAAAGCCGTAACCGCGCGCAATCTGGAAACCGGCGCGGCGGAGACTTTCGTGGCGGACGCTTTCATCTCCACTATGCCGGTGCGGGATTTAATCGCCGCTTTCGGGGATGCCGCGCCGCCGGAGGTTCGCGCCGTCGCCGCCGGGCTGGAATACCGCGATTTCATAACTGCCGGACTGTTATATCGGAAGATAAAGGCGGTTAATAAAAGCGCGGTTCCCGCGCTGCCGGGCCTTGTGCCGGACACCTGGATTTACATACAGGAGCCGCAGGTGAAAGCGGGCCGTCTCCAGATATTCAACAACTGGAGCCCGTACCTCTGCGGCGGGCGTGAAGGGGTGTGGCTGGGCGTGGAGTTTTTCTGCCAGGAGGGCGACGGTTTCTGGAAGCTGGACGACGCCGAAATCTGCCGCCTCGCCGTCCGCGAGCTGGAAGCCATAGGCTTTGCCGACAGCGGGGAGCTGGCGTATTCCGCCGCCGCCAGAATGCCCAAAACCTATCCCGGCTATTTCGGCGCATAT contains:
- a CDS encoding HAD-IIIA family hydrolase — its product is MKAVILAGGKGTRLGELAAAMPKPLVPVAGVALLEHQLRLLARCGAEEVFILSGYLAGQIRDFAGDGGKYGLKIRHIAESAPLGTAGALRQMQGVAGGDFIVLYGDIMLDMDLRRLLDFHKAKAAACTLVIHPNDHPFDSDLVAVDGGSRITAVHSKPHQPGLWLRNLANTGVCVMSEAALNCIPEGVKSDFVHDILPGMVSRLPVYGYATPEYLKDIGTPERLAKAERDLLSGKIAAFNLKNKRRAVFLDRDGVINREKGLISRPEDFELLPGAAEAVSNINAAGFLAVVATNQPVVARSLCGIETVELIHRKMETLLGEKGAYLDAVYYCPHHPDKGYPGENAAYKIDCACRKPKPGMLLRAAAELNIDLSGSYMAGDSKRDLDCARAAGVKAIAVGGLSGGDIDCADLAAAAEIITGAGK
- a CDS encoding NAD(P)/FAD-dependent oxidoreductase — its product is MRKVLIIGAGPAGITAACELARAGAEVSVLEADDCVGGISRTVRCGGLRLDIGGHRFFSKSDTVMNWWRDLLPLQGAPASDDIILGRRLFEPSGGPDPQISDEVMLARPRVSRILYGGKFYNYPVSLSAQTLANLGPLRTARIGVSYLRRQLLPIKPERSLADFYSNRFGDSLYETFFRDYTEKVWGVSCARISPEWGAQRVKGLSVAKAVAHAARNVLGLAGGKVETSLIDKFWYPKFGPGQLWEKAASRARAAGAEFFMRRRAVSFETENGAVKAVTARNLETGAAETFVADAFISTMPVRDLIAAFGDAAPPEVRAVAAGLEYRDFITAGLLYRKIKAVNKSAVPALPGLVPDTWIYIQEPQVKAGRLQIFNNWSPYLCGGREGVWLGVEFFCQEGDGFWKLDDAEICRLAVRELEAIGFADSGELAYSAAARMPKTYPGYFGAYSGFGKVREFMDSVPNLYPAGRNGMHRYNNMDHSMLSAMKTAEIIMGSGGDKRSVWAVNSEEEYHESK